The sequence below is a genomic window from Phyllostomus discolor isolate MPI-MPIP mPhyDis1 chromosome 11, mPhyDis1.pri.v3, whole genome shotgun sequence.
tttatttacaatatataGAAGatcactgttttcattttaagtgTAAGAGACTGCAGGAAACCCTAAAGAAGGACATCTTTAgcaatataatttacataccgtTAGCTCACAGTAATTGATTAGCAGCAGGGCTTTGAGTACAGAGCTGGCTGGGCACAGTATTTGGGATGCTTTTGATGCTGTGCTTTTCCGAAGCTTGCTGGCTGCATGCTTGTTGCCTTTGTTTGTGACACAAGTAATTACTTGATAAAATGAAGTGCATCGCTGTGAACAATTGACCCTTTGGAACAGTCCAGGCTGGTCAGCAGTCTAAAGCCACACTTTAAAGCCATCATTATAGCCTCAAACTTAAGAGTCTCCAGCGTACAGACAAAGGTGTTATCTTCCTTTAGTACAAGCCGAGTGCCATTTTCAGACTTTATGAAGTATTTAAATTGAATGATATTTGACGATATTGAAAACTCCTCTGGAAATCCATCCAGCCTGCTTTTGGACACCAGAACAATACGAGATTTTATCTTTGATATGAAATCAGGAGCATTACAGAAGATTCTCAGTCCTTGTGAGCGATCATGGTTATCTGTTATCTCCAAGAAAGTAGTCTCTCTGGGTGTTAGCTGTTCTTTCTCCCACCTGGATTTCACTTCCTCTGCCAGTCCCTTGAGCTGAAAGAATTCTGCTTCTTGTGCGAGAAGTTGATTTTCTCGAAACCCTTCGGGCAGTAGTAGTTCTCCATTTCGTAGGAAGTTTAGGACATGCCTGAAGAGGAGCCCATCCCTGTCTATGAAATAATGACCATCAGCATCAAATGGGCAGAGGATTTTTCCATTTACTATACCTTCAAGGAAAGTGTCTGGGTACTTGGTCAGTGTTTGTTTTTGAGTAATGTATAAATATCCACCAACGTTTAGCGTCATCAGTGAAGATTTGCAGTTCTTTCCTTGGTCAGCATCTTCCAGGTTGTTGTCTTTCTCttcatattccttttctttttctcttctatttagtTTACACTCCATTTTTGAAAATGCTATTTGAGCTTGTTCTTTTGGCTTtgagatttttataaaagaaactgcCACACAAACACGCCTTTATTCAGCTCCAGCCTGGTGATAGAATGGAAATGCTGGCAGTGTCGCTTGGCTCTGTCAGCTCAATTTTGCAGTAGGTGGCGTATCAGCTGTATATGCAGGAGCTCTCTGGAGTAAGATGAGGGGGGGGGGAGATAATTTGCATTTAACTGTATCAGGGAAGGAATTTGTTGTGCAAagattttcatgtatattttttgaaataataaaagtcacTCCGAATAAATTGAATTGCCTCTGGCAGTTAAGTGATTACAGCTGTATAATTCTCCAGCTAAGTGAGAGTTTTCATCCATTTCTAAACATATACTAAGGTGTTGCTTAATAAGGTAGGCTTAATATTGAATAATACTGTCATCTTTTGGAGAGTACTATATATTGAATTAGTatccttttttaaagtaaattataaaaaggaaacctaaagagaaaggaattagGTGTATAGGATTTTCTCTCCTATAAAATGTCACACATTGCACAGTGGTATAGTCATTTTAGAAACCCAAATGAGAATATGTAAACCTGTCATTTGTGACATTGTATTTGAATTTAATTGGATATTTGTATGATTCTGATTTGGGGTCCTTTAGCAAGAGAGAAGGAATTTTCTTAATATCCTTTAATAAAaggttctgctttttttttttaccctaaatACAGCCTTCGCAgtaatcatttacatttttttggttaagatttcctatggaaaataaagcTTGTTTCACCCTAAACCTGCTTCAGTACTGAACAAAAGACTTGGACTGATGTAGAAAATAtaactcagtgtgtgtgtgtgtgtgtgtgtgtgtgtgtgtgtgtgtgtgcgtgcatgcatgcatgcatttggGTGAAGATAAGACAGGTTCAAAACACCTGCACTAAAATAGTGTCATGAGACactggtttgttgttgttgttttcagtgtTCACAAAGGATGAAAGGGCCAAAAcctaagcttaaaaaaaaaaacttggcagCTGGAATGACATGTGACTGTAGTGTccccctcccctcatttttttctccttcccttgtaACATGCTTACCTTCCAAAGCATTTTAGTGGTCTGAGCTTTCAGTTTTAGAGTTTAAAGTCCCATGGTAAAAAATGTGGACACTGTCCCCAATACACCGTTATTTGACTGGTCTGACTGCTAAATTATTCTGGAGAACTACATTGTTTTCAGAATTAGACTAGATTTtagattaaattaatttatatttcttttatattaaagatgtttttaaattcttcagtGGTATGGTGATAGAAATATTGGAGCAGATTCCTCTAAAAATGCTTAGCTTACATTTTCTCTAAACAAGGTTAGActttttcagataaaaaattatattcttaattatAACAGATTTTGAATTCAACATTTATGTGTTGTTGAGATGATCAGAAGTTcattgaaataaaatgcaaatctaaGGCATAACATGTTTTAGGACTAAGTTTTTGTTTAAAGGCCATGAAATTCATCCTATTTActctactgaaaataaaattacacttcAGAGAATTGTTAGTGTTTTATCTATAATTATAAAGCTTGTTGATAGCTATCACTTGGACTAGAGCTTCCTCTCAGTCCTACATCATTTAAGAGTTTACTGTAAAAGTCTAACAATTTCATGTATGTGTTGACTTTCTTATGTATATGACTTTTTAAGAACTGGTGAATAGATTGGGGGTTTTTAGTACAACTTTGGAAATATATTCATGGAATTTTTATGTTAATCATCACTGCACATGAGTAGTACCATATAATAACAAAAgcataacaattttatttacagGTAGAGTCCTCTTTTAATGAAGTTGACAGGACATCAGAACAATCAATAGAACATAACTGTGGTTTAGTGGTAGAAACTGTGCTAGCATTTTCTTTGTATGTTTAAAGTGATGTAGCTGAATAATATGTGATACCAGGTCTGCTTCCTTACAGCCTGTTTGCCCACTTGTAGGTACCCTTCATGGAGAAGTGAAGCTAGTGCTGCTACAGGATGGGCTTCCATGGGTTGGGGAGAGGAGGCTGCAGAAGTTGGACTGCTGACCTCTTCATCCATCACTCACCCCAAGCCTGCCTTATATTTGCTAACTCGCTTACTTGTGGTTTctgctgtctcttttttttaaactactgatacttgttctttgtttcttctgcttgctttgaCAGACTAAACCACCACATCATATGCCTATAACCCGTGATCACTGTTTCTCACTCTACACTTCACTCGGCTGTTCTTGGCTTCCGCAATCCTGACATGTGTGATTTGTTTGCCATCTGTGGCTGGCCACAGTAGTGTTAATGGAAGCCTAGTCTGAGTGTGTGACTAGAATCTCATATCAAACCATAGGACTTTTCTTTTGTGTTCTGTTGCCTCCAACTTGCAGAAAATGGCACCCAATATGATCCACTTTACCCTCATCACTCCCTATTACCCCCATTAAAATAAAGTGATTGCAG
It includes:
- the KCTD4 gene encoding BTB/POZ domain-containing protein KCTD4 translates to MECKLNRREKEKEYEEKDNNLEDADQGKNCKSSLMTLNVGGYLYITQKQTLTKYPDTFLEGIVNGKILCPFDADGHYFIDRDGLLFRHVLNFLRNGELLLPEGFRENQLLAQEAEFFQLKGLAEEVKSRWEKEQLTPRETTFLEITDNHDRSQGLRIFCNAPDFISKIKSRIVLVSKSRLDGFPEEFSISSNIIQFKYFIKSENGTRLVLKEDNTFVCTLETLKFEAIMMALKCGFRLLTSLDCSKGSIVHSDALHFIK